DNA sequence from the Lachancea thermotolerans CBS 6340 chromosome H complete sequence genome:
TAATTCCCGCCTTAAATTGAGAAACTCGGCTTCTTAACAATGGTGCATATAGGCGCAAGGTGACCGGGTTTTGTAAATTATTTCGTCGCATCAAGTTGAACTGCTTGACATATTCCATGAGGTAAAACATGTAGTATGCTATTGGCGGATTGTCTCTAGTAGCACTCCAGTCAATTGGAAGTGTAGACTGGGGATCCATGAACTTTTTCCAAACGTAGTCGTCACCTTCAGTTGCGGATAGGTCAAGGCAACAAACCGTTGAAAGAAAATATTGCAATTTCATGTCGTTTTTCGCTTTGCTAGAGAAAAGTGGACGAAATATGTAGTCCAAATAGTCTTGGAAACTCTCAACAATCCCCGAAGCATGTAATTTGGTATAACTTCTCCCAAGCCGGACGTTCCATCGAATGTTGTAGGAGACGAGTTTCCATTTAGTAATCCAGTCGCTGAATTTAAACCACCAGTCCTCACAAAACTGGAAATCTACCGACAGTTGTGCAAGCTGGTACTTACTTTTTTCGAAGGACTGTATGACATACCTGACAACTAACTCCGCAAAATACTCTCCATTCATGCAATTATCGAACTCGAGAAAAGTTTTCGCAATCATAAAGAAGGTGTGATCTTTACCAGGAGCCGGTGCACAGCGACCCATAAGGTGACTCCCAGGAAGATATACGGTTTGATACCATTCTAGAAACAAATCATCCACTGCTTTGAGGCCAATCGATGCGTCTTCATTAGACTTTGCATCAGCTCCGTTACAGAATATTTGACGAAGCTTGAATTCTTTCCCCTCGGAGTTCTTGTAGACAATCCTTTCGGGTTCGAGATTTAGTTTTTCCCATATGAACTCATTCAATTGACGCTGTGACACGCAGCCGCTCAGGAGAAAATTCTGATCAACTTTTCTGACGTTGTAAAAGTCGCGATGAGGGACTAGTCTGTTTTCGCGAATTTCAGTACGACCCTCcagctgctggaagaggTCAAATCTATTGAGTAAGTACTCAATCCGTTTTGTTGCTAAAGAATTCAATTCCTCAGAGACGAGATAGCTCAAAACCCATTGGAAATCTTTACTGAATTCCTCAATTGGCGAGATTTTTGCTACGACCTCTTTGTAAGATAAAGTAGTAGTATTTCGAGGGCCCACAACATTCCGGAACTCTTCCGCATAATTTTCGAGCTCAAAGAATTTTCCAGTATAGTTTAGATTGATTTTGTCAGTTGGGCTTGATTGATTATAGGCGTCTGCGTGCGAGGCACGAGTGGTGAAGTAACCTTTATGATCAGGCCTTCCGTTGTTTTCAATCGCTCGATCTTGAGTATCTTGTAATCTCCTGTCCTTATCAAACTTCCAAAACTTAGGTAGTGGACGAGGATAAAGAAACCAGGATTTAGTATCGTTCTTTGGACTCGACAGTGCATCTTGAGCAGAACTCTTCAGATAATGCGCCCTCTTTTTCCCTATGATATCAAAAACCGTGAGGCACCCTTTTTCATCCAAATGGCGGTGATTTTTGAGCTGTGATGCACTGACTTCTTGATGGATAGGATTCGTGTGCCCATTAAACTCTAGATGCATGGGCTGCCCTTGAATAATCTGCTTGTCATAAGTAGTATTCAGAGCTATCATATCGGTATCGTCCAGGGGCGCA
Encoded proteins:
- a CDS encoding metallo-dependent hydrolase superfamily protein (similar to uniprot|P40361 Saccharomyces cerevisiae YJL070C and to uniprot|P38150 Saccharomyces cerevisiae YBR284W Hypothetical ORFs) encodes the protein MAEIQRRPSLMLDDEEDLSHERRSRLPSQVTDAPLDDTDMIALNTTYDKQIIQGQPMHLEFNGHTNPIHQEVSASQLKNHRHLDEKGCLTVFDIIGKKRAHYLKSSAQDALSSPKNDTKSWFLYPRPLPKFWKFDKDRRLQDTQDRAIENNGRPDHKGYFTTRASHADAYNQSSPTDKINLNYTGKFFELENYAEEFRNVVGPRNTTTLSYKEVVAKISPIEEFSKDFQWVLSYLVSEELNSLATKRIEYLLNRFDLFQQLEGRTEIRENRLVPHRDFYNVRKVDQNFLLSGCVSQRQLNEFIWEKLNLEPERIVYKNSEGKEFKLRQIFCNGADAKSNEDASIGLKAVDDLFLEWYQTVYLPGSHLMGRCAPAPGKDHTFFMIAKTFLEFDNCMNGEYFAELVVRYVIQSFEKSKYQLAQLSVDFQFCEDWWFKFSDWITKWKLVSYNIRWNVRLGRSYTKLHASGIVESFQDYLDYIFRPLFSSKAKNDMKLQYFLSTVCCLDLSATEGDDYVWKKFMDPQSTLPIDWSATRDNPPIAYYMFYLMEYVKQFNLMRRNNLQNPVTLRLYAPLLRSRVSQFKAGISITEQLESLICNVLLCHSGLLQAEPLWDASPAVLYLYYLLQIPVIVSPLSSVSIAQEKPKTSRADGIRDVTVQSTRFYTGNPFLQMQKIGLRVILSSNSVLFNSSYTMEPIIEEYSVAASIYLLNSADLCEFVRNSIVTSGYEGFYKAHWNGIGLTKTQFLREKIGGTDSWYDQELDTSYKHNVPTTRRLYRKDCLDREWEFIRKQVPSELCFS